The following proteins are co-located in the Peromyscus maniculatus bairdii isolate BWxNUB_F1_BW_parent chromosome 23, HU_Pman_BW_mat_3.1, whole genome shotgun sequence genome:
- the Lhx5 gene encoding LIM/homeobox protein Lhx5 encodes MMVHCAGCERPILDRFLLNVLDRAWHIKCVQCCECKTNLSEKCFSREGKLYCKNDFFRRFGTKCAGCAQGISPSDLVRKARSKVFHLNCFTCMVCNKQLSTGEELYVIDENKFVCKDDYLSSSSLKEGSLNSVSSCTDRSLSPDLQDPLQDDPKETDNSTSSDKETANNENEEQNSGTKRRGPRTTIKAKQLETLKAAFAATPKPTRHIREQLAQETGLNMRVIQVWFQNRRSKERRMKQLSALGARRHAFFRSPRRMRPLGGRLDESEMLGSTPYTYYGDYQSDYYAPGGNYDFFAHGPPSQAQSPADSSFLAASGPGSTPLGALEPPLAGPHGADNPRFTDMISHPDTPSPEPGLPGALHPMPGEVFSGGPSPPFPMSGTSGYSGPLSHPNPELNEAAVW; translated from the exons ATGATGGTGCACTGTGCCGGCTGTGAGCGGCCCATCCTCGACCGCTTTCTGCTGAACGTGCTGGACCGCGCGTGGCATATCAAATGTGTTCAATGCTGCGAGTGCAAAACCAACCTCTCAGAGAAGTGCTTCTCCCGGGAGGGCAAGCTGTACTGTAAAAACGACTTCTTCAG ACGCTTCGGCACCAAGTGTGCGGGCTGTGCGCAAGGCATCTCTCCCAGCGACCTGGTGCGCAAGGCCCGGAGCAAAGTCTTCCACCTCAACTGCTTCACCTGCATGGTGTGCAACAAACAGCTGTCCACGGGAGAGGAACTCTACGTGATCGACGAAAACAAGTTTGTGTGCAAAGACGACTACCTGAGCTCCTCTAGCCTCAAGGAAGGAAGCCTCAACTCAG TGTCATCCTGTACGGACCGCAGTTTGTCCCCGGACCTCCAGGACCCGTTACAGGACGACCCCAAAGAGACCGACAACTCGACCTCATCGGACAAGGAGACCGCGAACAACGAGAACGAGGAACAGAACTCCGGCACGAAGCGGCGCGGCCCGCGCACCACCATCAAAGCCAAGCAGCTGGAGACGCTCAAGGCGGCCTTCGCGGCCACGCCCAAGCCCACGCGCCACATCCGCGAACAGCTGGCCCAGGAAACCGGCCTCAACATGAGGGTCATTCAG gtgtggtttcagaaccgaAGGTCCAAAGAACGCCGCATGAAACAGCTGAGCGCTCTGGGAGCCCGGAGACACGCCTTCTTCCGGAGTCCGCGGCGCATGCGTCCCCTGGGCGGCCGCTTGGACGAGTCTGAGATGTTGGGGTCTACCCCGTACACTTACTACGGAG ACTACCAAAGCGACTACTACGCCCCGGGAGGAAACTACGACTTCTTCGCGCACGGCCCGCCCTCGCAGGCTCAGTCCCCAGCCGACTCAAGCTTCCTGGCAGCGTCGGGACCCGGCTCGACGCCGCTGGGCGCGCTGGAACCGCCACTGGCCGGGCCGCACGGCGCGGACAACCCCAGGTTCACCGACATGATCTCGCACCCGGACACGCCCAGCCCCGAGCCCGGCCTGCCCGGCGCGCTGCACCCCATGCCCGGAGAGGTGTTCAGCGGCGGGCCCAGCCCGCCCTTCCCCATGAGCGGCACCAGCGGCTACAGCGGACCCCTGTCGCATCCCAACCCCGAGCTCAACGAGGCGGCCGTCTGGTAA